The Meriones unguiculatus strain TT.TT164.6M chromosome 6, Bangor_MerUng_6.1, whole genome shotgun sequence genome has a window encoding:
- the Pelo gene encoding protein pelota homolog produces MKLVRKDIEKDNAGQVTLVPEEPEDMWHTYNLVQVGDSLRASTIRKVQTESSTGSVGSNRVRTTLTLCVEAIDFDSQACQLRVKGTNIQENEYVKMGAYHTIELEPNRQFTLAKKQWDSVVLERIEQACDPAWSADVAAVVMQEGLAHVCLVTPSMTLTRAKVEVNIPRKRKGNCSQHDRALERFYEQVVQAIQRHINFDVVKCVLVASPGFVREQFCNYMFQQAVKTDNKLLLENRSKFLQVHASSGHKYSLKEALCDPTVASRLSDTKAAGEVKALDDFYKMLQHEPDRAFYGLKQVERANEALAIDTLLISDELFRHQDVATRSRYVRLVDSVKENAGTVRIFSSLHVSGEQLGQLTGVAAILRFPVPELSDQEDDSSSEED; encoded by the exons ATGAAGCTCGTGAGAAAAGACATCGAGAAGGACAATGCGGGCCAGGTCACCCTTGTCCCCGAGGAGCCCGAGGACATGTGGCACACCTACAACCTCGTGCAGGTGGGCGACAGCCTGCGTGCCTCCACCATCCGCAAGGTCCAGACCGAGTCCTCCACGGGCAGCGTGGGGAGTAACCGTGTCCGCACCACACTCACCCTTTGCGTGGAGGCCATCGACTTTGACTCCCAGGCCTGCCAGCTGCGGGTGAAGGGGACCAACATCCAAGAGAATGAGTATGTCAAGATGGGGGCTTACCACACCATCGAACTGGAGCCCAACCGCCAGTTCACCCTGGCCAAGAAACAGTGGGACAGTGTGGTTCTGGAGCGCATCGAGCAGGCTTGTGACCCAGCCTGGAGCGCTGATGTGGCAGCTGTGGTCATGCAGGAGGGCCTCGCTCACGTATGCTTAGTCACGCCCAGCATGACCCTCACCCGGGCCAAGGTGGAGGTGAACATCCCCAGGAAACGGAAAGGCAACTGCTCCCAGCATGACCGGGCCCTGGAGAGGTTCTATGAACAGGTGGTTCAGGCCATCCAGCGCCACATAAACTTTGACGTTGTCAAGTGCGTTCTGGTGGCCAGCCCAGGATTTGTGCGAGAGCAGTTCTGCAACTACATGTTTCAGCAAGCCGTGAAGACTGACAACAAACTGCTCCTGGAAAACCGGTCCAAATTCCTTCAG GTACACGCCTCCTCTGGACACAAGTACTCGCTGAAAGAGGCCCTGTGTGACCCTACTGTAGCTAGCCGCCTTTCAGACACGAAAGCTGCTGGGGAAGTCAAGGCCTTGGATGACTTCTATAAAATGTTACAGCACGAACCTGACCGAGCTTTCTATGGACTCAAGCAGGTGGAGAGGGCCAACGAAGCTTTGGCGATCGACACCTTGCTCATCAGTGACGAGCTCTTCAGGCATCAGGACGTGGCCACCCGCAGCCGGTACGTCAGGCTGGTGGACAGCGTGAAGGAGAACGCAGGGACGGTTCGGATATTCTCTAGTCTCCATGTGTCCGGGGAGCAGCTTGGCCAGCTGACGGGAGTAGCTGCCATTCTCCGCTTCCCTGTGCCAGAGCTTTCTGACCAAGAGGATGATTCAAGTTCAGAAGAGGATTAA